The nucleotide window GTGAAAAGGCCACGAGCGTCGCACCGTGTTCTTCGCACCAATCCAGGACACTCAGCGGCTCGGCGCCTTCCTTCGCCTCCTGAGGTTTGAGAGGGTCCCGGGTCCACACGGAAAGTTCGGATTGCACCGCGGCGATTTGGGCCACCTCAGCAGCGGCAACGAGTTGCTCTACCGTGGCCTCACTGACACCGATGTGGCGGATCTTTCCGGCTTGCTGCGCCTCCGCGAGCACCTGCACCTGCTCTTGCACGGGGACCTCGGAATCTAACCGGTGCAAGTAGTACAGGTCGATGTGGTCTCGATTGAGTCGGCGCAGCGACTGCTCGAGCGCGTCCGTCAGATGTGCACGCGTGCCGTCGACGTGCATGGACAACGGTTCAACGCTGTCGACGACGATGCCGCCCTTCGACGCCACAAACGCGTCCGGACAACCGACAAGCGCTCGACCAACGAGTTCTTCGTTGTGGCCTGCGGCGTACATATCACTGGTGTCGAAGTGTCGCACCCCTGCTTCGTAGGCACGTCGGATTGTCTCCGCGCTCTGGCCGTCGTCAAGCTGCCCTGGCCTGCTGTACCCCCAACTGAAACCCATGCAACCGAGCCCAACCCTGGAACTCGACGGAAACAATCTACCGATGTTCGTCCTCATAGTGACCCCTTTGCTGAGCGCGTCTGTCCGCGGTTATGCGCGAGTATAGACCTAAAATGTGGGCCATGAGCTCCGCCGTTGTCAGCCTCATCCACACCATCCTTTTCTCGTTCCTTTCCCTGTTCGGCCTGACCTCGCCGATGTCGAGTGTCCCGGAGCCGTCGTCAAGCATTCTGCCCAGCTCGAGCTCGCTCTCGGACATGCGCAACTTCCCCTTCGAAGTGATCAAGCATGAGCGGCATGCGGAGGGCTGGGCGATGGAGTTCCTCCCCGGCACCGACTACCTGCTGATTTCCGATCGCTCCGGCCTGCTGCAGCTGCGCGACCAGACCACCGGCGAGCTGCGCGAGGTAAGCGGAGTGCCGGAGATCTTCCACCAGTCCGAGGCCGGCCTCCACGACGTAGTCGCCGCGCCGAGCTTCACCCAGGACGGTGGCCTGTACGTGTCGTGGGTGCGCCCGCACGACAAAGGTGCGCAGGGTGTTGTGGGTTACGGCCACCTCGACACCGCCACCGCGCAGCTGAAAGACCTCAAGGTCATCTGGGAGCAGGACCCCGGCGAAAGCGACGGTCACTTCTCGCTGCGCATGTTGCTTATCGACGGCTTCTTGTACGTCACATCCGGAGACCGGCGCGATTTCACCCCAGCACAAGACGTGCGTACAAACCAGGGCAAGACCCTTCGGTTGAACCTCGATGGAACGCCCGCTGTTGGCAACCCGTTCGCGGGTCAGGGCGGGCGCTCGGCGGAGATCTGGTCGATGGGGCACCGCAACCCGCTTGGCATCGCGGCAGATGAGAGCGGCCGCATCTGGGCCTCCGAGATGGGGCCGCAGGGCGGCGACGAGCTGAACCTGATTGTCGGCGGGGAGAACTACGGTTGGCCCAACGCGTCGATGGGCAGCCACTACGACAACCAGCCGATCCCCGACCACGGGCCCGGCGACGGGTACCAGGCGCCCGCCGCGTACTGGAAACCGGCGATTTCACCTGCCAACCTGATGATTTACACCGGCGAGCTGTTCCCGGAGTGGAAGGGCAATGCGTTCCTCGGCGGGTTGAGCGGCCAGACGATCGTGCGCATGCAGCTGAACGAGGACGGCACTGCCACGCAGCTGGACAAGTGGGACATGGGCCAGCGCATTCGGGCGCTGGAGCAAGCCCCCGACGGTGCCATCTGGGTGATGGAGGACAAGGGCGGGTACCTGCTCGAGCTGCGCCCGCGCTGATCCGTTGCACTTGGCCGGAATGGCAAGGGGCGCCACCCCGGTTGGGATGACACCCTGAGCCTCGCTTTGGTGTGGCGGGTTAGTGACTACAGGTAGTCGTAGTTGATCTCGGTCTCCGGATCGAAGAAGACGGAGCCGCCCTCCATCGGGCGCAGGTAGATGGTGTCGCCCTGATCGATGTCAATGCCGCGCGGCACCTTGACCGTGATGCGGTCACCGCGCACGGCGACCTTGCTGTCCGCCTGTTCCTGACGGCTGCCGTAAACGTAGAGCTCAGAACCGAGGTGCTCCACGATGTCGACGTGCACCGGCAGGCCGTACTGCTCGCCCGCATGATTCACACCAGCGATCTCCCAGTTCTCCGGGCGCACGCCAACAACCACGCGGTCCGTCTTCACCTTTGCCGCCAGCTCACGCGGCATGTAGTAATCCAGCGCGTGATCCTTACCGCCGACAACGCGGCCGTCGATGAACGGCACGTTCTCGATGATCGTCATGGCCGGTGAACCGATGAAGGTGGCCACGAAGGTGTTACCCGGGTTGTTGTACAGGGTGTCCGGGGTGTCTACCTGCTGGAGGATGCCCTTCTTCAGCACGCACACGCGATCGCCCATGGTCATCGCCTCGGTCTGGTCGTGGGTGACGTAGACCGTGGTGGTACCCAGCTCGCGCTGCAGCGCGAGGATTTGCGCGCGGGTGGACACACGCAGCTTCGCGTCCAGGTTGGACAGCGGCTCATCCATGAGGAAGACCTTCGGCTGGCGCACAATTGCACGCCCCATGGCCACGCGCTGGCGCTGACCACCGGACATTGCCGCCGGCTTCTTATCGATGAGGTCCTCGAGCTCGAGCATCTTTGCGGCGAAGGCGACACGCTCCTCGATCGTCGCCTTGTCCACCTTGGCGTTCTCAAGCGCGAACGCCATGTTCTGGCGTGCCGTCATGTTCGGGTACAGGGCGTAGGACTGGAACACCATCGCGACATCACGCTCGCGGGGACGGGTTTCCGTCACGTCCTGGCCGTCGATAAGAATCTGCCCCTCATCGACCGGCTCGAGACCTGCGAGCATGCGCAGCGTGGTGGACTTGCCGCAGCCGGATGGTCCGACGAGGACCAAGAACTCGCCGTCCGCGATCTCCAGGTTGACACGGCTCACCGCTGGCGGACGCGCTGGGTCATAAATGCGAGACGCTTGGCGGAACTCAACGGTTGCCATGTGTGACTCCTTTTCTCCTAATCGGACTGGGGCTAGTTCTTCAGGTTCGGGGTGATGTCACGGTCGATGACCTGCTGGGTCTCCTTATCCAGGTCAGCGAACACCTTCTCCACGTCCTGGCCACCGTTGGTGATCTTGTCCAGGGCGCCACCGATGCGCTTGCCGCCACCCGGCACGAAGACGCGGGCGTAGTCCTGCGGCTTGGTGTTTTCGTTGAGCTGCTTGATCGCGGTCTCAGCGTTCGGGTTCTCATCCAGGAAGGTGCGCTCCTCCGGATCCTCCAACGCGTCCTTGCGCACCGGCATGTAACCGGTCTTCTGGCTGAACATGATGGTGTTCTCGGTGTTGGTGATGAAATCGACGAACTTGATCGCGTTCGACTTGCGGGTGTCGGAGATGCCGTTCGGGATAGCCAGACCAGCGCCACCGGTTGCGGCGGACGGGCCCGGGCCAGGGAGGTAGGTGGTGATGAACGGGATGGTCGCGGAGTCGGTCAGGCCTGCGAGGGAACCAGTCGACTGCAGCAGGGCAGAAGCGTTGCCGTTGCCGAAAGCGACGGTCGGGTCGGTGCTGATCTCGATGTGGCCCTTGTTCACCTGGTCCTGGAGGAACTTAGCTGCCTCAAGCGTCTTCGGGTCGGAGAAGGACGGCTCCCACTCGTTGGAGTACGCGCCGCCGAATGCCCACACCATGCCCTGGAAGTACCAGTCGAGGTAGTTCGAGCCGTCCGGGATGACCAGTGCCGGGTTACCGGTCTGCTCCTTCAGCTTTGCAGCCCACTCATCGAACTCTTCCCAAGTCTCCGGGCCACGATCTGCCGGCAGGCCAGCAGCAGCCAGATCGTCGGTGTTCCAGTACATCAGGTTGGTGGAGCGGGAGTACGGGGCACCGTAGTGCTTGCCGTTGTACTCGTAGTCCTCGCGCAGGGTGTCAACGTAAGAATCCGGGTCCAGGCCTTCCTTCTCCCACAGCTCATCGAGCGGGGTGGTTGCCTCGTTGAGGGCGAAGTTGAACCAGGTCACGTCGGAAGCGACGATTACGTCCGGCAGGTCAGAACCAGCCAGTGCTGCGTTGAATTTCTGGGCGAGCTCCTCGTAGGACGAACCGGCGGTGACCAGCTCGACGGTCAGGTCCGGGTTCTCCTCCTCGAATGCTGCGATCAGCTCGAGCTCGAGGTCGCGGGAGGAACCCGGGTGGTTGGACCAGAAGACGATCTTGTTCTCGTCGCCGCCAGCGTTGCCATCGTTATTGCCGCCGGTAGTGCTGCCGCCTGCACAAGCGGTCAGGGTGACAGCGGTCAGCGCTGCAACCGTGGCTGCACCGATGCGCTTACGAAGAGAGTTGGATGCGAACATGGGGGGACTCCATTCTTGGGGGTTATAGGGGTGAAGTTGTGTTGGGTTGTTGGACGGCGGTTATCCCTTGACCGCGCCAGCGGTCAGGCCTTTGATCATTTGCTTCTGCAGGAGCAGGAACACGATGATCATCGGCAGGGTGGTAAGCACGGTGCCGGCCATCACCGGTGCCCAGTTGGTCAGTCCCTCTGCGTCCTGCAGGCGGGTCAAACCGACCGGAAGCGTCGTCGCCGCTGGGGTGTCCGTGATCAGGAACGGCCACAGGTACTCATTCCATTCGTTGACCACGGTGATCAGGACGAACGCGGACAAGGTCGGCCAAGACATAGGCAGCACCACGCGAAAGAGCTTGGTAAAGAATCCGGCACCATCCATGTCAGCGGCCTCCATGATTTCGCCCGGCAGCGACTGGAAGTGGTTGCGCATGAGGAAGCAACCGAATGCCACGCCGGCAAGCGGGATGATTACGCCCTGCCAGGTGTCACGCCAGCCGATCGAGGCCACGAGCGCGTAGTTGGAGATGATGGTGATCTGGTTCGGCACCATCAGTGCCGCGATCACGAGCAGGAACAGTGCGTTGCGGCCCGGGAACCGCAGGAACGCAAACGCGTACGCCGACATCACGCCGAGCACGACCTCGATCACCGTGAGGATAAGCGTGATGCCGATGGAGTTGCGCAGGTAGTTCTGGAAACCGGAGGTCTCCCACACACGCGCGTAGTTGCCCGGCTCGAACGGGTTCGGCCAGAAGGTGATCGGGTCCGAGTACACGTCCTGGTACGTCTTGAAGGATGTGATGACGATGAAGTACAGCGGAACCATGATCAACAGCACGGTGAGCACGAGCGCGAGGTAGCCAAACATCTTCATCCCAGGAGAGCTGTAATCTGCGCCTCCGCCCTTGCGCTTGCGCTGGGCTTCTGAAATGACCGGCTCGCCCTCTGCTTGGCTGCCCGGCACCGGGGGCATATCACGCTCTTCGTGGGTTGCCGCCGACGCAGACACTGCTTTTGCAACCTTGGCGGTCTTTTTGCCCTGAGTAAATTTCGTCGACATTTACTTGTCCAGCCTTTCCTGCAGCTTGATCTGGGCGACGGTGATGATCAGGACAACGATGAACATGATGGTGGCCACAGCGGCGCCGTAACCAGCGCGGTTGTTCACAAAGGTCTCGGTGTAGACCTGGAACACCATGGTGGTGGTGCCGTAGCCGTACGGGCCGCCACGGGTCATGGCGTTGATCACGTCGAAGACCTGGAACGAGTTCAGCAGCACGGTGATCAGCAGGAAGAAAGTTGTGCCGCGCAGCTGCGGCAGCACCACCCGGAAGAAGTGGCGCACCGGCGAGGTGCCGTCAATTTCCGACGCTTCGTCCAAATCCGCGCGACGGCCCTGCAATGCAGCCAGGTAGATCACGAAGACGTAGCCGACGTTCTTCCAGATGTAGGTCACCGTGATCATGAACATTGCCCAGCCCGACTGCTGGTAGAAGTTCGGCACCGGGATGTTCACCAAGCCCAGGAAGAACTGGATCAGGCCGTATTTCGGGTCAAACACGAATTGGAAGGCCACACCGATCGCTGCACCGGCGATCACGTACGGCGCGAAGACCATCGATCGAACCGCGGAGCGGCCGAACAGTTTCTGATCCAGCAGAATCGCCAGGAGCAGACCAATGACCATCGAACCCGCCACGGCGAAGAAGGTGAAGATCACGGTGTTCCACACCACGGTCGGCGTCTCCGGCGCTGTGAACCAATCGGTGTAGTTCTTCAGCCCGACGAACGTCATGTTCGGCGAGGAAATGTTCCAGTTGTAGAATGAGATTCGGATGTTGTCGATCAGTGGGCGGTAGGTAAACAGGATCAGCAGAGCCAAATTCGGCAGGATGAGCAGCGCCGCTAGGCCGACCTGGTGCCAGTCGATCCGACCTTTCCGCTTTTTATACGTTGCTGCGTATTCCTCGGAGACCTCCGGCTCCACGGAGACTGCAGGAATCATCGTGTTCATGAGGAACGAAATTAGAATCCCCGAATGAACAGACGATGAAATTGGATTTGTATTACAGGGAACTTAACGTTGCATGTGCGTTACTTTGATGAACACTCGTCGAACTGTTGTTGCGATGTCACACATTCGTACCCTGCGGAAAGTGCGTCCCCTCAAACACCTCAACCGCGATGTGCGGCAAATCAGTGCCAATCAGGCTCGCCCCGCGCTCACGCAACCACAGCATGTCCTTCGGCAAATTCACCGTCCACACATAGCTCGGCACATCGCCACCCAATAGCTCCGGCTCCGCCTTCGCCTGCCGCATCGACGGCCCCACACCGCACGTCCCGATCCGCTCGAACGGCGCCCCGCCCTTCCCCGTCAGCAGCGGCTCAGGGTCAAGCAGCAGGAAGGACTGCAGCTCAGGCAGCAATTCCTCGAACCGCTCAATCGCTTCGGGATTGAAGGAAATCAGCTGCACCCGCTCGTCTGAATCCATCCCGCGCGCACGCAGCACGTCGGCCACGGCCTGCTCCAGCCGGTCACCAAAGGGCGACGGATGCTTCGTCTCAATCAGAATCATCTTGCCCGGGTGCGCATCGAGCAGGTCCAACAGCTCGTCGAGAAGCAAAAGCTCCTGCGGGTCACTCTGGGTGCCAAAGTTAAGCTCTTTGAGCTTATCGACGCCCATTTCAGCGACCTCCCCACTCCCGTCCGACGTGCGATCCACCGTCTGGTCATGGATGACCACGACTTGGCCGTCGGCGGTGAGGTTCACATCGCATTCGATGCCGGCAACGCCGTCGAGCTTGAGGGCTTCTTCGAAGGATCGGCGGGTGTTTTCGGGATAGATGCCGTTGAGGCCGCGGTGGGCGATGATGCCGGTGGTGGTGGGTGTGGACATACGTGCTGCGCTCCTTGAGATACTCGCCTTACAGATCGAACGTAAACTCCGGACGGGCCAAGTGCACCTGTTCCGAACCAAAAGTGGCTTTTGCCCGTCGCACAGATTCCTCCCCATTATTGGGATCTTCAAGGTGGGTGAGAATGAGATTCTCCACACCAGCTGATGCTGCGATTTCCCCAGCGAGAGCTGGGGTTAGGTGCCCATGCTCGGCCATTGCTTGCTCGCGGGGATCGAGATACGTTGCCTCACAAACGAATGCCGTCGCATCCGAAGCGGCGTCGCGCAGCCCTTCGCAATCCCCCGTATCAGAGCTGAATACTAGGGTTCTCCCCTCGGCTTCGAAACGGAGTGCAGCAGACGGTACCGCGTGCCTTGCCTCAAACGTGGTGAGCGTTAACCCTGCAAGTTGAAGTTCGGTGCGCCCGCCGTCCATCGGCATCTCATTTACTTCAAAGTTTCCGGTGATCGGGCGAGCCATGGTCGGCAAGGATTCTATGCCGAAAAGATCGTCGAAACGGGCAAGTTTCTCGGTCTCGCCGGAGGGAAGGAGAACTGGAACCGGATCACGTACCACCGGAAATGTCCACCTGAAAGCCCATGCCATCATGTCGAGTGAGTGATCGGCATGCATGTGCGTGAGCACAATGGCCTTTAGCTGGTCTAGCTCGAAGCCCTGCTGAAAGTAGCTCAACATGACGCCCGGTCCGGAGTCCACGAGTACTACGCCTTCACTGGTTTGCAGAAGGTACCCTGAAGCTCCTCCGTGCTCCGATGGTGCGGTTGCATTAGAACCAAGAACCTGAAGTCTGATTGTCATGGGATCAGATCCTTCCTAGAAGTGCAGCTTCGCCGGGACGTGCCGTCAAACGCACGGTGTCATCGTTGGATAGTCGCTCGTCTGTAGTGATGAGAAGAGCCACACCGTCCGCAGTTTTCACCACTGCCTGGAATCGACCCCCCATGTACTCCACAGATTCAACTACCGCGTCGAATGCGTTTTCATCGGCGTTGTCAGCGAGCTGCAGGGTGTTGGGACGAATCAGCAATTGAGGTTTCGGGCGATCATCGTTTCGGATGACGAGATCGGATAGCGGGACTCGCCATGTCCGGTTGAGCGCATAGGCGAACCCGTCTCCGACCTCGCAGTCGAGGAGTGTCGAGTTGGTTAAGAAGTTGGCCACGAAATCATCGATCGGCCGCATCCAGAGTTCGTCAGGAGTCCCATACTGAACGAGCTTTCCACTACGCAAGATAGCGATCTTGTCTGCGAGAGCGAGTGCCTCGTGCTGATCGTGGGTCACAATCAATGTTCCACAGCCGACGTCGGCGACAATGTTGGCGAGCTGGCGGCGGAGGTCATTGCGCAACTGGGGATCCAAAGCTGCGAGGGGCTCGTCAAGGAGTAACACGCTTGGGTCGATTGCAATGGCGCGTCCCAGAGCGACGCGTTGACGCTGACCACCCGAAAGTTGGGCCGGCTTACGATCGGCATACTCGGTGAGCTGGGTGAGGTCCAACACGCGCTCTACCGTTTCGTCTCGCTTACCAGCATCAATGCCACGAACTTTCAAGCCGTAGCCAATGTTCCCCCTGACAGTCATGTGCGGGAAGCAGGCATAAGATTGAGGGACCAGCCCGATGTTTCTCTGAGCCGCAGTGAGCTCGGTAACGTCCTTCCCGTTGATGATCACTGATCCCTTCGAGACATGATTCAACCCGGCGACGGCTTTCAACGTGGTCGATTTGCCGCAGCCCGAGGGACCGATCACAGCAGTGGTCTCCCCTGGCTCAACCTGCAAGCTGATGTCCTCCACAGCCACGAAGTCGCCGTACTTTACCGTGATGCGATCAACTGCCAAGCTGCCGCCCTTGATTGCCGCTGAAGTCATTTCTTGTCCTTTGCTTGAGAGTTTGAACGTGTACGGGCCGCCACAATCGCCACAAGCACCGGGATTGCAAAAGCGATAAACAGGCAGGACATCGCAGACGCAACTTCCAGGCGCCGCGTTGAGTAGGCATCGAACAGTGCGAACGGAGCCATAGGTGTCGCAGGCGGATTAATGAAGAACGAGATATTGAATTCGCCGAACGAAATGGCAAAAATCATCGTCACAGCTTGGAGAATCGCCACGTTCGTCCATGGAATCGTGATACTGAAAATAACCCTGAGCCACGATGCCCCCAGTGAATGCGCTGTGTATTCAGCCTCACGCAGGAGAGGGTCTGCGAGCGCCGGGACAAGTGCTGACATCGCGAACGGGAGGGTGAAGATCAAGTGGCCCACTACCAGCAGGATGCCGGAGGGCCTTAACCCCGAGAATGTCCCGATAAGAGCAATCGAAAGCGCAATGCCCGGGATGGCAAGCGGAATGTTTGACAGCGTAATGAGCACCCTCGACACCCAATCCGGCAACCGCGGAGCCCACCAGGCAAGCGGAAAAACGATGAGGAGATTGAGAGCGACTACAAGCAGCGCCACAAGGAGAGACCGCAGAAGGGTCGATCCCAGTAGATTCCAACCAAGGACGAACCAGTCTAAGGTGAATCCACCGCCCCAGGGCCCTTTTGAAAAATCGACAGATGTGGCTGCGATGAAGGTAGCCAACACCGGGACAATAATGAAGACCGTCAGCAGCCACGTCACTATCCGGCCGGCAGTGACCGGATTCTCGTTGGGGGTAGCGCGCTCTACGGGTGCGCCAGTTTCATGCATGGTCATTTTCTGAGTCCGCTTTCAACGAGACGTGCCAACAGACGGCCGGCAACGATAGCGAGTAAGGCCAAGGACGCCAGAATCACCGCTAGAGCGGACGATGTTGCGATGTTGAACCCGTTGTTCAACGCATCGACGACATCCAGCGGCAACAGCCGGATACCTTCAGACAGCGTCGCAGCAGTCCCGTACCCACCTAGAGCCACAGCTGCAGCCGTACCGGACGCTTCAATTGCGGCAGGGAGAATGAGAGGCAGTTGGATGGTCCAGAATGCTCGGAACCTCGAGGCCCCAAGAGTTTCAGCAGCCTCCGCATACTCGGGATTAAGCATCTCGGCCGCGCCTCTCAGTGGCCCAACGATTCTGGGGACCGAGAAGAAGACATATGCGATGAAGAACCCTAAGTATGTGAAAGCAGCGCCAGCCAACGGCGGAAAAAACTGCCCGATCA belongs to Corynebacterium glaucum and includes:
- a CDS encoding aldo/keto reductase, coding for MRTNIGRLFPSSSRVGLGCMGFSWGYSRPGQLDDGQSAETIRRAYEAGVRHFDTSDMYAAGHNEELVGRALVGCPDAFVASKGGIVVDSVEPLSMHVDGTRAHLTDALEQSLRRLNRDHIDLYYLHRLDSEVPVQEQVQVLAEAQQAGKIRHIGVSEATVEQLVAAAEVAQIAAVQSELSVWTRDPLKPQEAKEGAEPLSVLDWCEEHGATLVAFSPLGRGYLTGKLDTSKLMEGDFRTWMPRFTPDAQERNAQIVEALERIADQRGVATSQIALAWVLGLSQSTAVIPGSRSIGHIESNRDAGTIQLTSEEMETITSLPEPVESRY
- a CDS encoding PQQ-dependent sugar dehydrogenase codes for the protein MSSAVVSLIHTILFSFLSLFGLTSPMSSVPEPSSSILPSSSSLSDMRNFPFEVIKHERHAEGWAMEFLPGTDYLLISDRSGLLQLRDQTTGELREVSGVPEIFHQSEAGLHDVVAAPSFTQDGGLYVSWVRPHDKGAQGVVGYGHLDTATAQLKDLKVIWEQDPGESDGHFSLRMLLIDGFLYVTSGDRRDFTPAQDVRTNQGKTLRLNLDGTPAVGNPFAGQGGRSAEIWSMGHRNPLGIAADESGRIWASEMGPQGGDELNLIVGGENYGWPNASMGSHYDNQPIPDHGPGDGYQAPAAYWKPAISPANLMIYTGELFPEWKGNAFLGGLSGQTIVRMQLNEDGTATQLDKWDMGQRIRALEQAPDGAIWVMEDKGGYLLELRPR
- a CDS encoding ABC transporter ATP-binding protein, with the translated sequence MATVEFRQASRIYDPARPPAVSRVNLEIADGEFLVLVGPSGCGKSTTLRMLAGLEPVDEGQILIDGQDVTETRPRERDVAMVFQSYALYPNMTARQNMAFALENAKVDKATIEERVAFAAKMLELEDLIDKKPAAMSGGQRQRVAMGRAIVRQPKVFLMDEPLSNLDAKLRVSTRAQILALQRELGTTTVYVTHDQTEAMTMGDRVCVLKKGILQQVDTPDTLYNNPGNTFVATFIGSPAMTIIENVPFIDGRVVGGKDHALDYYMPRELAAKVKTDRVVVGVRPENWEIAGVNHAGEQYGLPVHVDIVEHLGSELYVYGSRQEQADSKVAVRGDRITVKVPRGIDIDQGDTIYLRPMEGGSVFFDPETEINYDYL
- a CDS encoding ABC transporter substrate-binding protein, with protein sequence MFASNSLRKRIGAATVAALTAVTLTACAGGSTTGGNNDGNAGGDENKIVFWSNHPGSSRDLELELIAAFEEENPDLTVELVTAGSSYEELAQKFNAALAGSDLPDVIVASDVTWFNFALNEATTPLDELWEKEGLDPDSYVDTLREDYEYNGKHYGAPYSRSTNLMYWNTDDLAAAGLPADRGPETWEEFDEWAAKLKEQTGNPALVIPDGSNYLDWYFQGMVWAFGGAYSNEWEPSFSDPKTLEAAKFLQDQVNKGHIEISTDPTVAFGNGNASALLQSTGSLAGLTDSATIPFITTYLPGPGPSAATGGAGLAIPNGISDTRKSNAIKFVDFITNTENTIMFSQKTGYMPVRKDALEDPEERTFLDENPNAETAIKQLNENTKPQDYARVFVPGGGKRIGGALDKITNGGQDVEKVFADLDKETQQVIDRDITPNLKN
- a CDS encoding carbohydrate ABC transporter permease, whose product is MPPVPGSQAEGEPVISEAQRKRKGGGADYSSPGMKMFGYLALVLTVLLIMVPLYFIVITSFKTYQDVYSDPITFWPNPFEPGNYARVWETSGFQNYLRNSIGITLILTVIEVVLGVMSAYAFAFLRFPGRNALFLLVIAALMVPNQITIISNYALVASIGWRDTWQGVIIPLAGVAFGCFLMRNHFQSLPGEIMEAADMDGAGFFTKLFRVVLPMSWPTLSAFVLITVVNEWNEYLWPFLITDTPAATTLPVGLTRLQDAEGLTNWAPVMAGTVLTTLPMIIVFLLLQKQMIKGLTAGAVKG
- a CDS encoding carbohydrate ABC transporter permease → MNTMIPAVSVEPEVSEEYAATYKKRKGRIDWHQVGLAALLILPNLALLILFTYRPLIDNIRISFYNWNISSPNMTFVGLKNYTDWFTAPETPTVVWNTVIFTFFAVAGSMVIGLLLAILLDQKLFGRSAVRSMVFAPYVIAGAAIGVAFQFVFDPKYGLIQFFLGLVNIPVPNFYQQSGWAMFMITVTYIWKNVGYVFVIYLAALQGRRADLDEASEIDGTSPVRHFFRVVLPQLRGTTFFLLITVLLNSFQVFDVINAMTRGGPYGYGTTTMVFQVYTETFVNNRAGYGAAVATIMFIVVLIITVAQIKLQERLDK
- a CDS encoding glycerophosphodiester phosphodiesterase translates to MSTPTTTGIIAHRGLNGIYPENTRRSFEEALKLDGVAGIECDVNLTADGQVVVIHDQTVDRTSDGSGEVAEMGVDKLKELNFGTQSDPQELLLLDELLDLLDAHPGKMILIETKHPSPFGDRLEQAVADVLRARGMDSDERVQLISFNPEAIERFEELLPELQSFLLLDPEPLLTGKGGAPFERIGTCGVGPSMRQAKAEPELLGGDVPSYVWTVNLPKDMLWLRERGASLIGTDLPHIAVEVFEGTHFPQGTNV
- a CDS encoding MBL fold metallo-hydrolase, with translation MTIRLQVLGSNATAPSEHGGASGYLLQTSEGVVLVDSGPGVMLSYFQQGFELDQLKAIVLTHMHADHSLDMMAWAFRWTFPVVRDPVPVLLPSGETEKLARFDDLFGIESLPTMARPITGNFEVNEMPMDGGRTELQLAGLTLTTFEARHAVPSAALRFEAEGRTLVFSSDTGDCEGLRDAASDATAFVCEATYLDPREQAMAEHGHLTPALAGEIAASAGVENLILTHLEDPNNGEESVRRAKATFGSEQVHLARPEFTFDL
- a CDS encoding ABC transporter ATP-binding protein; the encoded protein is MTSAAIKGGSLAVDRITVKYGDFVAVEDISLQVEPGETTAVIGPSGCGKSTTLKAVAGLNHVSKGSVIINGKDVTELTAAQRNIGLVPQSYACFPHMTVRGNIGYGLKVRGIDAGKRDETVERVLDLTQLTEYADRKPAQLSGGQRQRVALGRAIAIDPSVLLLDEPLAALDPQLRNDLRRQLANIVADVGCGTLIVTHDQHEALALADKIAILRSGKLVQYGTPDELWMRPIDDFVANFLTNSTLLDCEVGDGFAYALNRTWRVPLSDLVIRNDDRPKPQLLIRPNTLQLADNADENAFDAVVESVEYMGGRFQAVVKTADGVALLITTDERLSNDDTVRLTARPGEAALLGRI
- a CDS encoding ABC transporter permease, with protein sequence MTMHETGAPVERATPNENPVTAGRIVTWLLTVFIIVPVLATFIAATSVDFSKGPWGGGFTLDWFVLGWNLLGSTLLRSLLVALLVVALNLLIVFPLAWWAPRLPDWVSRVLITLSNIPLAIPGIALSIALIGTFSGLRPSGILLVVGHLIFTLPFAMSALVPALADPLLREAEYTAHSLGASWLRVIFSITIPWTNVAILQAVTMIFAISFGEFNISFFINPPATPMAPFALFDAYSTRRLEVASAMSCLFIAFAIPVLVAIVAARTRSNSQAKDKK
- a CDS encoding ABC transporter permease translates to MNQANSAPAESAGRDAVERKSKRFSLGLLALIPVLVIVIVFGLYPVLVLILRSFGIGEVGIYETSGPTLQYYKEALGSAFIARSVRNSVIVGLGSVVITVVLAIPTVLYLAKRSRENRAQPALDALLTFPITLPGIIIGFFSIVLLGRNGLIGQFFPPLAGAAFTYLGFFIAYVFFSVPRIVGPLRGAAEMLNPEYAEAAETLGASRFRAFWTIQLPLILPAAIEASGTAAAVALGGYGTAATLSEGIRLLPLDVVDALNNGFNIATSSALAVILASLALLAIVAGRLLARLVESGLRK